Within Nitrospirota bacterium, the genomic segment GGGGGAGAACTCTGCGGGATGCTTTTATTATACTTGATGAGGCACAGAATACGACATCTGAACAGATGAAAATGTATCTGACAAGACTGGGTCCTGAGTCAAGAACGGTTATAACCGGGGATGTGACTCAGGTGGATTTACCCCGTGAGAGGGTCTCCGGCCTGGTTGAAATAGAGACTATTTTACGAGGCATTGACGGCATAGAATTTGTTTATTTCAACGAAAAGGACGTTGTCAGGCATCGGCTGGTAAAGGAAATCATAAAAGCTTATGAGAAGCATGAAAATCATTGACATTAAACATAAAAAACTGTTACTAAGCGGTACAACTGTCAGTAATTCGGTTTTTTTAGCTGTACTTTCCTTATTAATTTCTCTTTTAATCAGTAAAGCATTCGTTCTTGAGCATTTTATCGGGGTCTTTTTTATAACTGCCATAAGCCTTTCAATATTGTTTGTAGATATTTTCCGCTATAAGCCGTCATATCTAAAACAGCGTAAAATGCTTATTTTATTGGGAATAATGTTTTTTATGACTATGGTTTTTAGCAGGGCAACCGAGTATGTGCTTTTCACCTTCGTTAAGGGCTTTGGCATACCGGAGCTAAAATCCCTGACCTATGGAATACCGGTACACTCTGGGGCTATGCTGGTTGCCTTAATGTTTGATTCGCACACGGCCATAGTGTTTGCATTTGTGATGAGCATAATATCTGGCATTTGGCAGCAAGACCCGTACTACACATTTTACGTGTTTGCGGGGAGCATCGTTGCGGCTTTCAGTGTTATACGGTGTAAGAGGCGCACTGATTTATTGCGCGGCGGGTTATACATAAGTGCTGTAAATGTTGTCACTGCAGCAATTGTAGCTTTCCTAAGCGCCGGAGATGACATATTTCAGTCCTTTCATTCTCTGATTTTTGCCGCCACAACTGGTATCACCATATCGGCATACGTATCAATTGTTCTACCCACTTTTGAGTATCTGTTTAAGATTACCACAGACATAACTTTGATAGAGCTTCTGGATTTAAACCAGCCGCTTATGAAAAACCTGATGATAAATGCCCCCGGCACGTATCATCACAGCGTGATTGTGGGAAACCTTGTTGAGGCTGCCTCAGAGCAAATAGGGGTCAACCCGCTTTTGGCAAGAGTCACAGCTTATTACCACGACATAGGCAAGATAAAGATGCCGGACTACTTTGTCGAAAACCAGTCAAGCGCCATAAGTAAACACGAAAAACTCACTCCTCATATGAGCAGCATGATACTGATTTCTCATGTTAAAGAGGGACTTGAACTGGCCGATGAGTATAAGCTGCCAGAGCCTGTAAAAGACATTATAACGCAACACCACGGCACTAACATCATAATGTACTTTTATCAGAAAGCTAAAGAAGAACAGGCGGAGCCACCGGATGAGGAGGATTACAGATACCCCGGGCCAAAACCACAAACCAGAGTGGCAGCCCTTGTAATGATAGCTGACGCAGTGGAGGCAGCCTCAAGAGTGATTAAAGAGCCAACACCTGCAAGGGTTTCAGGGCTTGTTGATAAAATTATTAATAACGTGCTGCTGGATGGCCAGTTGAATGAGTGTGATCTGACTCTTAAAAATATAAATGTTATCAAGGAGCGTTTTACATATATTCTTCTGGGTATTCTTCATAAGAGAATAGAGTATCCGGGGTTTGATTTCAATAAACCAACGTTTGGGGAGGGTGAGAAAGATAAGGGTCTCGATAAGGAATCTCAGCAAAAAGATAAAGACAGACACAGTGGCGATAAAACGCCGCCTCAAACTGGCGCTAAGGTACTTGAATTTAAAAAGGGCTGAGCTTGACGTATTATTTGTCGGCAGCCGCAGGATGAAAATTATGAACAACCGGTACAGGGCGGAAAATACTGCCACCGATGTGTTGTCCTTTCCACAGTATAATTCATTGAAAGAGCT encodes:
- a CDS encoding HDIG domain-containing protein; this encodes MKIIDIKHKKLLLSGTTVSNSVFLAVLSLLISLLISKAFVLEHFIGVFFITAISLSILFVDIFRYKPSYLKQRKMLILLGIMFFMTMVFSRATEYVLFTFVKGFGIPELKSLTYGIPVHSGAMLVALMFDSHTAIVFAFVMSIISGIWQQDPYYTFYVFAGSIVAAFSVIRCKRRTDLLRGGLYISAVNVVTAAIVAFLSAGDDIFQSFHSLIFAATTGITISAYVSIVLPTFEYLFKITTDITLIELLDLNQPLMKNLMINAPGTYHHSVIVGNLVEAASEQIGVNPLLARVTAYYHDIGKIKMPDYFVENQSSAISKHEKLTPHMSSMILISHVKEGLELADEYKLPEPVKDIITQHHGTNIIMYFYQKAKEEQAEPPDEEDYRYPGPKPQTRVAALVMIADAVEAASRVIKEPTPARVSGLVDKIINNVLLDGQLNECDLTLKNINVIKERFTYILLGILHKRIEYPGFDFNKPTFGEGEKDKGLDKESQQKDKDRHSGDKTPPQTGAKVLEFKKG